A single genomic interval of Corvus cornix cornix isolate S_Up_H32 chromosome 1, ASM73873v5, whole genome shotgun sequence harbors:
- the LOC120410735 gene encoding fibulin-2-like — MALTSALRLSLACLLLCSAAPKPTCDPSACAPCPEEDPEGTATPTAAGCCPPCPPPCACPPYLESDCEMQGFASGRVPAGRSFYIDFARKLCTCHPAGDITCAPLCPPCPPPAAPWAARWPTAVPAASATTRRRWQCPPAPSPPAAPKSAPALSTEGQLRCRAPGSEE; from the coding sequence ATGGCCCTCACCAGCGCCCTGCGCCTGTCGCTCgcctgcctcctgctctgcagcgCGGCCCCAAAACCCACCTGTGACCCCAGCGCCTGCGCCCCGTGCCCCGAGGAGGACCCGGAGGGGACAGCCacccccactgctgctggctgctgtcccCCGTGCCCCCCGCCCTGCGCCTGCCCGCCCTACCTGGAGAGCGACTGCGAGATGCAAGGCTTCGCCAGCGGCCGCGTCCCCGCCGGCCGCTCCTTCTACATCGACTTCGCCCGCAAGCTGTGCACCTGCCACCCCGCTGGGGACATCACCTGCGCCCCGCTGTGCCCCCCCTGTCCCCCGCCTGCCGCGCCGTGGGCAGCCCGGTGGCCGACGGCTGTCCCCGCTGCGTCTGCTACGACcaggaggaggtggcagtgcCCGCCGGCACCGTCACCGCCCGCGGCTCCCAAATCTGCACCTGCCCTGTCCACGGAGGGCCAGCTGCGGTGCAGAGCTCCGGGAAGTGAGGAGTGA